Proteins encoded together in one Candidatus Neomarinimicrobiota bacterium window:
- a CDS encoding NUDIX hydrolase, whose amino-acid sequence MKSLKEEKISGTLVYDGCLLKVHLDEVKLPNGRISIREYIRHPGAVVVLPFLENGDVILEKQFRYPVNQVFIECPAGKIDPGETPEETAHRELLEETGYTCKHLNYLGKTHPSIGYTDEVIYLYEGHGLSFQKENRDDDEFLEIFHIPFDEARQMVLKGEITDAKSVAAILLSYEFQQSAAMDEGES is encoded by the coding sequence GTGAAGTCACTGAAGGAAGAAAAAATATCCGGCACACTGGTTTATGACGGCTGTCTGCTGAAGGTTCACCTGGATGAGGTGAAACTCCCGAACGGCAGGATCAGCATCCGGGAGTATATCCGTCATCCCGGAGCAGTTGTCGTTCTCCCCTTTTTGGAGAACGGGGATGTCATTCTGGAAAAACAGTTCAGATATCCTGTCAACCAGGTTTTTATCGAGTGTCCTGCCGGGAAAATTGATCCGGGAGAAACCCCGGAAGAAACGGCCCATCGTGAGCTGCTGGAAGAAACGGGATATACTTGTAAACATTTGAATTACCTGGGAAAAACGCATCCCAGTATCGGATATACCGATGAAGTCATCTATCTTTATGAGGGGCATGGTTTATCTTTTCAGAAAGAGAACCGTGATGATGATGAATTTCTTGAAATATTTCATATACCATTCGATGAAGCACGTCAAATGGTGTTAAAGGGAGAGATAACCGACGCAAAATCCGTGGCAGCAATTCTGCTGAGTTATGAATTCCAACAATCTGCCGCCATGGATGAAGGGGAATCTTGA
- a CDS encoding glycine--tRNA ligase: MEKLVALSRRRGFLFQSSEIYGGINAVYDYGPLGVELKRNVKNLWWRDMVTAREDVLGMDAAILMHPKVWEASGHVENFHDPMVECRKCRRRFRQDDLPEGTAQCPECQGDLGQPRQFNLMFKTFLGSTEEGAQEIYLRPETAQGIFVNFDNVVSSNRVKLPFGIAQLGKAFRNEITTGNFIFRTREFEQMEMEFFIRPGENSQWLEYWAQERLNWFKSLGITPEKLRLRAHGKDELAHYSTACYDVEYEFPYGFSELEGIADRGTYDLTRHIKLSGKKLHYVDQDNRGQKIIPAVVETSAGVDRTVLTLLADGYWEDSDNDRIVLRLHPSVAPFKVAIFPLFNKEGMPDVARKLYEDLRFKFAAFYDTGGSIGKRYRRQDEAGTPFCITIDHQTLEDRTVTLRDRDSLEQIRVSLDKVEKALDERI, translated from the coding sequence ATGGAAAAATTGGTAGCCCTCAGCCGCCGGAGAGGATTTTTATTTCAAAGCAGTGAAATTTACGGTGGGATCAATGCCGTTTACGATTATGGTCCCCTGGGTGTTGAACTGAAACGGAATGTGAAAAATCTCTGGTGGCGGGATATGGTCACAGCCCGGGAGGATGTTCTGGGTATGGATGCAGCCATACTCATGCATCCCAAAGTATGGGAAGCATCAGGACACGTGGAGAATTTTCACGACCCCATGGTGGAATGCCGGAAATGCCGCCGCAGATTCCGCCAGGACGATCTGCCGGAGGGAACCGCTCAGTGTCCTGAATGCCAGGGAGATCTGGGACAACCCCGGCAGTTCAATCTCATGTTTAAAACTTTTCTTGGATCGACGGAAGAAGGGGCACAGGAAATTTATCTGAGGCCGGAAACCGCCCAGGGGATTTTTGTGAATTTTGACAATGTGGTTTCATCCAACCGGGTGAAACTCCCCTTTGGCATTGCCCAATTGGGAAAAGCCTTCCGGAATGAGATCACGACAGGAAATTTTATATTCAGAACCCGGGAATTTGAACAGATGGAGATGGAATTTTTTATCCGTCCCGGCGAAAACAGCCAATGGCTTGAATATTGGGCACAGGAACGGTTGAACTGGTTCAAATCCCTGGGAATTACCCCGGAGAAACTCCGTCTCAGGGCTCATGGCAAAGATGAACTGGCACACTATTCCACGGCCTGTTATGATGTGGAATATGAATTCCCATACGGATTTTCCGAGCTGGAAGGCATTGCAGATCGCGGGACTTATGACCTGACCCGGCATATCAAGCTCAGCGGGAAGAAGCTCCATTATGTGGATCAGGATAACCGGGGACAGAAAATCATTCCAGCTGTGGTGGAAACCTCTGCCGGAGTTGATCGCACGGTTTTAACTCTTTTGGCAGACGGCTATTGGGAAGACTCCGATAACGACCGGATCGTCCTGCGGCTCCATCCCTCGGTGGCCCCCTTTAAAGTTGCCATTTTCCCACTATTCAATAAGGAGGGGATGCCCGACGTTGCACGAAAATTATATGAGGACCTTCGTTTTAAATTTGCCGCATTCTATGATACCGGTGGATCCATCGGAAAACGGTACCGCCGCCAGGATGAGGCCGGTACGCCCTTTTGCATTACAATTGATCACCAGACCCTGGAAGACAGAACCGTAACCCTTCGAGACCGCGATTCATTGGAACAGATTCGTGTTTCTTTGGATAAGGTCGAAAAGGCACTGGATGAGAGAATATGA
- a CDS encoding diaminopimelate epimerase, translated as MDKKSSENDFQILSDIQHLTQPLNRRPQADVSKRNSQNPHSELSVFNVPFKKYHGLGNDYIVMGPEISEERFTPDFVRRVCDSHYGVGSDGLLHGPLASVIADFRVRMYNPDGSEFEKSGNGLRIFTRYLFDRGDIRYDPVTIETKGGVVTAQVLEKDGLIRVDMGKASLWSEMIPVRGEPRDVLDEPLKIKKRCFRISAVTVGNPHCVVLIENPNELTPELAKTWGPLIETHTLFPNKTNVQFMSPLDEKTIRIEIWERGVGYTLASGSSSCAAATVAHRLGLCGNDMNVHVPGGIIHIHIHPDASLTMTAPVVEICQGELSMECLP; from the coding sequence ATGGATAAAAAATCTTCCGAAAATGATTTTCAAATCTTGTCTGATATTCAGCACTTAACACAGCCGCTGAACAGACGACCTCAGGCAGATGTATCAAAGCGCAACTCTCAGAATCCCCATTCTGAACTTTCAGTTTTTAATGTTCCCTTTAAAAAATACCATGGATTAGGTAACGATTATATCGTCATGGGACCGGAGATTTCTGAAGAAAGGTTCACCCCGGATTTTGTCCGTCGCGTGTGTGATTCGCATTACGGGGTGGGTTCGGACGGACTGCTTCACGGCCCCCTTGCATCTGTTATAGCGGATTTCCGCGTGCGTATGTACAATCCCGATGGCAGTGAGTTTGAAAAAAGCGGCAACGGACTCCGCATTTTTACCCGTTATCTGTTTGACCGGGGGGATATACGGTACGATCCTGTGACCATTGAAACAAAAGGGGGTGTTGTCACGGCGCAGGTTTTGGAAAAGGATGGACTGATTCGGGTGGATATGGGAAAAGCCAGCTTGTGGAGCGAGATGATTCCGGTTCGGGGGGAACCCCGCGATGTTTTGGATGAACCCTTGAAGATTAAAAAGCGCTGCTTCAGAATTTCCGCCGTTACGGTAGGAAATCCACACTGTGTGGTGTTGATTGAAAATCCAAACGAGTTGACTCCGGAACTGGCGAAAACCTGGGGTCCCTTGATTGAAACGCACACACTTTTTCCAAATAAAACAAATGTTCAGTTCATGTCCCCCCTGGACGAGAAGACGATTCGCATTGAAATCTGGGAGCGGGGTGTTGGGTATACGCTGGCATCCGGGAGCAGCAGTTGTGCCGCAGCCACTGTGGCCCACCGGCTTGGTTTGTGTGGCAACGACATGAATGTACACGTCCCCGGAGGCATCATTCATATCCACATCCATCCGGATGCCTCCCTGACGATGACGGCCCCTGTTGTGGAAATTTGCCAGGGGGAACTCAGCATGGAATGCCTGCCCTGA